One genomic segment of Gossypium arboreum isolate Shixiya-1 chromosome 3, ASM2569848v2, whole genome shotgun sequence includes these proteins:
- the LOC108464292 gene encoding putative 1-phosphatidylinositol-3-phosphate 5-kinase FAB1C isoform X9, whose product MMIGVDKDLFQGLINCLDLILSRGMKYCDKVHPSLCESSEPPSPCFVNLETIKSDSLAQYLEAYDCEFTMQPVTSKIITSFSTHPSPVSISQSACRCRSDEEDANDFGKHFLSPSTKYCQDVSNVDSHSLNGRHDFYSCKSVGSSPSVNPFRNNFTPYRVGISVQKKQEGSPMAQYVAPFYQENMDALRKPNIGTEELDNIYDYSDDFIFHNHYEKSQKLLDFENNGLIWFPPPPEDENEEIESNFFTYDDEDDDIGDSGAMFSSSSSLSSMFPVREKQNEGIKEPLKAIIQGHFRVLVLQLLLSEGIKVGKEDNAGDWLDIITTIAWQAAKFVKPDTSRGGSMDPGDYVKVKCIASGNPSESTLVKGVVCTKNIKHKRMTSQYKNPRLLLLGGALEFQKAPNQLASFSTLLQQENDHLKMIIAKIEALHPNVLLVEKSVSSYAQEYLLEKEISLVLNVKRPLLERIARCSGALVCPSIDNLSIARLGHCKLFRVKKVSEEHEISNQLNKKPSKTLMFFEGCPRRLGCTVLLRGRSREELKKVKHVVQYAVFAAYHLSLETSFLADEGATLPKMKVKHSVIRPEKMQSDNVILVAPSSFYPSNFNAIGNSFTQNDASPSLNPKQGSLESFPNQDDQIHISPSFGGSILDTCNDDLTPIVDMDLCSLEQLSRLQMPTMFPCDIRDFPQSEKRETVTEEERHNMHELEKSKKIIEDEASSGCFSATDTHQSILVSFSSRCVLKGTVCERSRLFRIKFYGSFDKPLGRYLQDDLFDQASCCQSCNEPTEAHVICYTHRQGNLTINVRRLSSLKLPGERDGKIWMWHRCLRCAHIDGVPPATHRVVMSDAAWGLSFGKFLELSFSNHATANRVATCGHSLQRDCLRFYGFGNMIAFFRYTPIDILSVHLPLSMLEFSGDIQREWIRKEAAELMVKVEILYAEVLDVLDNIEQKNNSSNASDLSNHIMELRDQIQKERNDYISLLQPTAIETSHLDLTTMDILELNCLKRSLLIGLHVWDRRLNSLDSHLGKGSAFKGKPGLSKDGKLDAYRQKTYKSTDSLEPPKSDARLEQNSSLPTFESDVPEELDLALCIENKVENEETDKSVHSPTSTLSERIDSAWIGTDLLTLKVQYPEAYQGNELQTRLVKPTSKIDNLPLRKVASPMRVHSFDSVLRLQARIQKGLHPSTLHLSTLKSFHATRDYRTMVRDPVSNVTSTYSYTLPFEAQKLNLSLRSTPTLINCASHVAEGARLLLVQRVHSDIVIAVYDNDPASIISYALSSKEYEEWVDDKSIKMGGGWSIIDRSKKDSATSSFSPWQPFGSLDTDYTHFGSFGSEDTSSSIGAMFTDTKRSPHLIVSFGDDSYVGGGIVKFSVTCYFAKQFYSLRRKCCPNEVDFVRSLSRCQKWSAQGGKSNVYFAKSLDERFIIKQVQKTELESFNEFAPEYFKYLSDSLSSGSPTCLAKILGIYQVSVKHLKGGKETKMDLVVMENLFFRRSISRIYDLKGSARSRYNPDTSGRNKVLLDMNLLETLRTEPIFLGSKAKRILERAIWNDTSFLASIAVMDYSLLVGLDEEHNELVLGIIDFMRQYTWDKHLETWVKASGILGGPKNASPTIISPKQYKKRFRKAMTAYFLTVPDQWTL is encoded by the exons ATGATGATAG GGGTTGATAAAGACCTCTTTCAGGGGTTGATTAACTGTTTGGATCTAATTTTGAG TAGAGGAATGAAGTATTGTGATAAAGTGCATCCCTCTCTCTGTGAGAGCTCAGAACCACCGTCCCCATGTTTTGTGAATCTCGAAACCATCAAAAGTGATAGCCTTGCCCAATATCTTGAAGCTTATGATTGTGAGTTTACAATGCAACCGGTAACAAGCAAGATTATAACTTCTTTTAGTACTCATCCTTCTCCGGTATCTATTTCACAATCTGCCTGCAG GTGTAGGAGTGATGAAGAAGATGCTAATGATTTTGGTAAGCATTTTTTGAGCCCTTCAACTAAATATTGTCAAGATGTTTCAAATGTAGATTCACATAGTCTTAATGGTAGACATGACTTTTATAGTTGTAAGTCTGTGGGATCAAGTCCTTCAGTTAATCCCTTTAGAAACAATTTTACTCCTTATAGAGTTGGGATTTCTGTACAGAAGAAGCAAGAAGGGAGCCCGATGGCTCAATATGTTGCTCCCTTTTATCAAGAAAACATGGATGCTTTAAGAAAGCCAAATATAGGGACCGAGGAACTTGATAATATTTATGATTACTCTGATGATTTTATTTTCCATAATCATTATGAAAAGTCACAAAAGCTTTTGGATTTTGAAAACAATGGCCTAATATGGTTTCCACCACCACCTGAGGATGAGAATGAGGAGATAGAGAGTAACTTCTTCACATatgatgatgaagatgatgatattGGGGATTCTGGCGCAATGTTCTCATCAAGTAGTAGCCTTTCAAGTATGTTCCCAGTAAGGGAGAAACAAAACGAAGGAATCAAAGAGCCCCTTAAAGCTATAATACAAGGGCATTTTAGGGTTTTGGTGTTGCAGCTTTTACTAAGTGAGGGTATCAAAGTTGGTAAAGAGGATAATGCTGGGGATTGGCTTGACATTATCACAACAATTGCATGGCAAGCTGCAAAATTTGTGAAACCAGATACTAGCAGAGGAGGCAGTATGGATCCTGGGGATTATGTAAAGGTTAAGTGTATAGCGTCAGGAAATCCCAGTGAAAG CACCCTTGTCAAGGGAGTGGTATGTACCAAAAATATAAAACACAAGCGCATGACCTCACAATACAAAAATCCTAGATTACTTCTTTTAGGAGGAGCCCTTGAATTTCAGAAAGCTCCAAATCAGCTGGCATCGTTTAGCACATTACTTCAACAG GAAAATGATCATCTCAAGATGATCATTGCAAAGATTGAGGCTCTTCACCCTAATGTTTTGCTTGTAGAAAAGAGTGTGTCTTCATATGCCCAAGAGTATCTGCTTGAAAAGGAAATATCATTAGTTCTCAATGTGAAAAGGCCATTATTAGAGCGGATAGCAAGGTGTAGTGGTGCTCTTGTTTGTCCATCGATTGATAATTTATCTATTGCACGCTTGGGCCACTGCAAATTATTTCGAGTCAAAAAAGTATCAGAAGAACATGAGATTTCCAATCAATTGAACAAAAAACCATCAAAAACATTGATGTTCTTTGAAGGTTGTCCCAGACGCTTAGGTTGCACg GTCTTGTTGAGAGGTAGATCTCGTGAAGAACTAAAAAAGGTTAAACATGTTGTCCAATACGCTGTTTTTGCAGCTTATCACTTATCGCTTGAAACTTCCTTCCTTGCTGACGAAGGTGCTACTCTGCCTAAGATGAAAGTAAAACATTCAGTTATTAGACCAGAGAAAATGCAGTCTGACAATGTCATTTTAGTTGCCCCTAGTTCCTTTTATCCTTCCAATTTCAATGCAATAGGCAATTCCTTCACTCAAAATGATGCATCTCCAAGTCTTAATCCAAAGCAAGGAAGCTTAGAATCATTTCCTAATCAGGATGATCAAATTCATATTTCCCCATCTTTTGGTGGTTCTATTCTAGATACATGCAATGATGATTTAACACCTATTGTGGATATGGATTTGTGTTCTTTGGAACAATTGAGTCGTTTACAAATGCCTACTATGTTTCCCTGTGATATTAGAGATTTTCCCCAATCTGAAAAGCGAGAAACTGTGACTGAAGAGGAGAGGCATAATATGCATGAATTGGAAAAATCTAAAAAGATTATAGAAGATGAAGCTTCCAGTGGATGTTTTTCAGCCACTGACACACACCAGAGTATATTGGTTTCATTTTCAAGTCGGTGTGTTCTAAAAGGAACTGTATGTGAACGTTCACGACTTTTTCGAATAAAGTTCTATGGGTCTTTTGATAAACCACTGGGAAGATACCTTcaagatgacttgtttgatcaa gCATCTTGTTGCCAGTCATGCAATGAGCCAACTGAAGCTCATGTCATATGTTATACTCACCGGCAAGGAAACCTGACAATCAATGTAAGGCGCCTTTCCTCTCTTAAGCTACCTGGTGAACGAGATGGGAAAATATGGATGTGGCACAGATGCCTTAGGTGTGCTCATATTGATGGGGTTCCTCCAGCAACTCATAGAGTGGTTATGTCTGATGCTGCTTGGGGACTTTCTTTTGGAAAGTTTTTGGAGCTTAGTTTTTCAAATCATGCAACTGCTAATCGTGTTGCAACTTGTGGTCATTCCTTGCAGAGGGACTGCCTTCGTTTCTATGG ATTTGGCAACATGATAGCATTTTTTCGCTATACCCCAATTGATATACTATCAGTACATTTGCCCCTATCAATGCTTGAGTTTAGTGGGGATATTCAACGAGAGTGGATAAGAAAAGAGGCAGCTGAG CTAATGGTCAAAGTGGAAATTTTATATGCGGAGGTATTGGATGTACTTGACAACATTGAACAAAAGAATAATTCATCAAATGCAAGTGACTTATCAAATCATATTATGGAACTAAGAGATCAGATTCAAAAGGAGAGAAATGATTACATT AGTTTGTTACAACCAACTGCTATCGAGACATCACATCTTGATTTGACAACTATGGACATCCTAGAACTGAATTGCTTAAAGCGTTCACTTCTAATTGGTTTGCATGTATGGGATCGACGACTTAATTCATTGGATTCTCATCTTGGGAAAGGTTCTGCATTCAAAGGTAAACCTGGTCTCTCCAAGGATGGGAAACTTGATGCTTATCGACAAAAAACCTACAAATCTACAGATTCACTAGAACCTCCTAAAAGTGACGCACGATTGGAGCAAAACTCTAGTTTGCCAACCTTTGAATCTGATGTGCCAGAAGAATTGGACCTTGCATTGTGTATTGAAAATAAAGTGGAGAATGAGGAAACAGATAAAAGTGTCCATTCTCCTACATCTACATTATCTGAAAGAATAGATTCTGCTTGGATAGGTACTGATCTACTTACATTAAAAGTTCAATATCCAGAAGCATATCAGGGAAATGAGCTCCAAACTCGCTTGGTCAAGCCAACAAGTAAAATCGATAATCTTCCTTTGAGAAAGGTAGCTTCTCCAATGAGGGTTCATTCTTTTGATTCTGTATTGAGACTCCAAGCAAGAATTCAAAAAGGATTGCACCCCTCAACATTGCATTTATCAACACTTAAATCATTTCATGCTACTAGAGATTATAGGACTATGGTGAGAGATCCTGTTTCTAATGTGACAAGTACCTACTCTTATACATTGCCATTTGAGGCACAAAAGTTGAATTTATCACTTCGATCCACACCCACGTTAATCAATTGTGCATCTCATGTGGCTGAAGGGGCTCGGCTACTTCTTGTGCAGAGGGTTCACAGTGATATCGTTATTGCTGTTTATGACAATGATCCCGCAAGTATAATATCATATGCTCTTAGTTCAAAAGAATATGAAGAATGGGTTGATGATAAGTCCATTAAAATGGGAGGAGGTTGGAGTATTATTGATAGAAGCAAAAAAGATTCTGCAACTTCCAGCTTTTCACCCTGGCAGCCATTTGGTTCACTTGACACGGATTATACACATTTTGGAAGTTTTGGCTCTGAAGATACTTCATCATCCATTGGTGCCATGTTTACTGATACAAAAAGGTCTCCACATTTAATAGTTTCTTTTGGAGATGACTCTTATGTTGGTGGTGGCATAGTGAAGTTTTCTGTTACTTGTTATTTTGCAAAACAATTTTATTCTCTTAGAAGAAAATGTTGCCCTAATGAAGTGGATTTTGTACGTTCCTTAAGCCGCTGTCAGAAATGGAGTGCACAAGGGGGAAAGAGCAATGTGTATTTTGCCAAATCGTTAGATGAGAGATTCATTATAAAGCAAGTACAAAAAACAGAGCTAGAATCTTTTAATGAATTTGCACCAGAGTACTTCAAGTATTTGTCTGATTCTCTTAGCTCAGGAAGCCCAACTTGCCTTGCAAAAATTCTTGGTATTTATCAG GTCTCTGTAAAACACTTGAAAGGTGGGAAAGAAACAAAAATGGATCTTGTGGTAATGGAGAACTTATTTTTCAGAAGAAGTATATCTAGGATTTATGATCTTAAGGGCTCTGCAAGATCACGATATAATCCAGACACATCAGGAAGAAACAAAGTACTATTAGACATGAATCTGTTAGAAACATTGCGAACAGAGCCTATTTTTCTTGGAAGCAAGGCAAAGAGAATTCTCGAGAGAGCTATTTGGAATGACACATCTTTCTTGGCA TCTATCGCAGTCATGGACTACTCGTTATTGGTTGGATTGGATGAGGAGCACAATGAGCTTGTATTAGGAATCATTGATTTCATGAGACAATATACCTGGGACAAGCACTTGGAGACATGGGTTAAAGCATCTGGGATACTAGGTGGGCCAAAAAATGCGTCCCCAACAATTATTTCTCCCAAACAATACAAGAAAAGATTCCGAAAAGCAATGACTGCATATTTTCTCACAGTACCTGATCAATGGACTTTGTGA
- the LOC108464292 gene encoding putative 1-phosphatidylinositol-3-phosphate 5-kinase FAB1C isoform X7: protein MMIGVDKDLFQGLINCLDLILRRESRGMKYCDKVHPSLCESSEPPSPCFVNLETIKSDSLAQYLEAYDCEFTMQPVTSKIITSFSTHPSPVSISQSACRCRSDEEDANDFGKHFLSPSTKYCQDVSNVDSHSLNGRHDFYSCKSVGSSPSVNPFRNNFTPYRVGISVQKKQEGSPMAQYVAPFYQENMDALRKPNIGTEELDNIYDYSDDFIFHNHYEKSQKLLDFENNGLIWFPPPPEDENEEIESNFFTYDDEDDDIGDSGAMFSSSSSLSSMFPVREKQNEGIKEPLKAIIQGHFRVLVLQLLLSEGIKVGKEDNAGDWLDIITTIAWQAAKFVKPDTSRGGSMDPGDYVKVKCIASGNPSESTLVKGVVCTKNIKHKRMTSQYKNPRLLLLGGALEFQKAPNQLASFSTLLQQENDHLKMIIAKIEALHPNVLLVEKSVSSYAQEYLLEKEISLVLNVKRPLLERIARCSGALVCPSIDNLSIARLGHCKLFRVKKVSEEHEISNQLNKKPSKTLMFFEGCPRRLGCTVLLRGRSREELKKVKHVVQYAVFAAYHLSLETSFLADEGATLPKMKVKHSVIRPEKMQSDNVILVAPSSFYPSNFNAIGNSFTQNDASPSLNPKQGSLESFPNQDDQIHISPSFGGSILDTCNDDLTPIVDMDLCSLEQLSRLQMPTMFPCDIRDFPQSEKRETVTEEERHNMHELEKSKKIIEDEASSGCFSATDTHQSILVSFSSRCVLKGTVCERSRLFRIKFYGSFDKPLGRYLQDDLFDQASCCQSCNEPTEAHVICYTHRQGNLTINVRRLSSLKLPGERDGKIWMWHRCLRCAHIDGVPPATHRVVMSDAAWGLSFGKFLELSFSNHATANRVATCGHSLQRDCLRFYGFGNMIAFFRYTPIDILSVHLPLSMLEFSGDIQREWIRKEAAELMVKVEILYAEVLDVLDNIEQKNNSSNASDLSNHIMELRDQIQKERNDYISLLQPTAIETSHLDLTTMDILELNCLKRSLLIGLHVWDRRLNSLDSHLGKGSAFKGKPGLSKDGKLDAYRQKTYKSTDSLEPPKSDARLEQNSSLPTFESDVPEELDLALCIENKVENEETDKSVHSPTSTLSERIDSAWIGTDLLTLKVQYPEAYQGNELQTRLVKPTSKIDNLPLRKVASPMRVHSFDSVLRLQARIQKGLHPSTLHLSTLKSFHATRDYRTMVRDPVSNVTSTYSYTLPFEAQKLNLSLRSTPTLINCASHVAEGARLLLVQRVHSDIVIAVYDNDPASIISYALSSKEYEEWVDDKSIKMGGGWSIIDRSKKDSATSSFSPWQPFGSLDTDYTHFGSFGSEDTSSSIGAMFTDTKRSPHLIVSFGDDSYVGGGIVKFSVTCYFAKQFYSLRRKCCPNEVDFVRSLSRCQKWSAQGGKSNVYFAKSLDERFIIKQVQKTELESFNEFAPEYFKYLSDSLSSGSPTCLAKILGIYQVSVKHLKGGKETKMDLVVMENLFFRRSISRIYDLKGSARSRYNPDTSGRNKVLLDMNLLETLRTEPIFLGSKAKRILERAIWNDTSFLASIAVMDYSLLVGLDEEHNELVLGIIDFMRQYTWDKHLETWVKASGILGGPKNASPTIISPKQYKKRFRKAMTAYFLTVPDQWTL from the exons ATGATGATAG GGGTTGATAAAGACCTCTTTCAGGGGTTGATTAACTGTTTGGATCTAATTTTGAG GCGTGAAAGTAGAGGAATGAAGTATTGTGATAAAGTGCATCCCTCTCTCTGTGAGAGCTCAGAACCACCGTCCCCATGTTTTGTGAATCTCGAAACCATCAAAAGTGATAGCCTTGCCCAATATCTTGAAGCTTATGATTGTGAGTTTACAATGCAACCGGTAACAAGCAAGATTATAACTTCTTTTAGTACTCATCCTTCTCCGGTATCTATTTCACAATCTGCCTGCAG GTGTAGGAGTGATGAAGAAGATGCTAATGATTTTGGTAAGCATTTTTTGAGCCCTTCAACTAAATATTGTCAAGATGTTTCAAATGTAGATTCACATAGTCTTAATGGTAGACATGACTTTTATAGTTGTAAGTCTGTGGGATCAAGTCCTTCAGTTAATCCCTTTAGAAACAATTTTACTCCTTATAGAGTTGGGATTTCTGTACAGAAGAAGCAAGAAGGGAGCCCGATGGCTCAATATGTTGCTCCCTTTTATCAAGAAAACATGGATGCTTTAAGAAAGCCAAATATAGGGACCGAGGAACTTGATAATATTTATGATTACTCTGATGATTTTATTTTCCATAATCATTATGAAAAGTCACAAAAGCTTTTGGATTTTGAAAACAATGGCCTAATATGGTTTCCACCACCACCTGAGGATGAGAATGAGGAGATAGAGAGTAACTTCTTCACATatgatgatgaagatgatgatattGGGGATTCTGGCGCAATGTTCTCATCAAGTAGTAGCCTTTCAAGTATGTTCCCAGTAAGGGAGAAACAAAACGAAGGAATCAAAGAGCCCCTTAAAGCTATAATACAAGGGCATTTTAGGGTTTTGGTGTTGCAGCTTTTACTAAGTGAGGGTATCAAAGTTGGTAAAGAGGATAATGCTGGGGATTGGCTTGACATTATCACAACAATTGCATGGCAAGCTGCAAAATTTGTGAAACCAGATACTAGCAGAGGAGGCAGTATGGATCCTGGGGATTATGTAAAGGTTAAGTGTATAGCGTCAGGAAATCCCAGTGAAAG CACCCTTGTCAAGGGAGTGGTATGTACCAAAAATATAAAACACAAGCGCATGACCTCACAATACAAAAATCCTAGATTACTTCTTTTAGGAGGAGCCCTTGAATTTCAGAAAGCTCCAAATCAGCTGGCATCGTTTAGCACATTACTTCAACAG GAAAATGATCATCTCAAGATGATCATTGCAAAGATTGAGGCTCTTCACCCTAATGTTTTGCTTGTAGAAAAGAGTGTGTCTTCATATGCCCAAGAGTATCTGCTTGAAAAGGAAATATCATTAGTTCTCAATGTGAAAAGGCCATTATTAGAGCGGATAGCAAGGTGTAGTGGTGCTCTTGTTTGTCCATCGATTGATAATTTATCTATTGCACGCTTGGGCCACTGCAAATTATTTCGAGTCAAAAAAGTATCAGAAGAACATGAGATTTCCAATCAATTGAACAAAAAACCATCAAAAACATTGATGTTCTTTGAAGGTTGTCCCAGACGCTTAGGTTGCACg GTCTTGTTGAGAGGTAGATCTCGTGAAGAACTAAAAAAGGTTAAACATGTTGTCCAATACGCTGTTTTTGCAGCTTATCACTTATCGCTTGAAACTTCCTTCCTTGCTGACGAAGGTGCTACTCTGCCTAAGATGAAAGTAAAACATTCAGTTATTAGACCAGAGAAAATGCAGTCTGACAATGTCATTTTAGTTGCCCCTAGTTCCTTTTATCCTTCCAATTTCAATGCAATAGGCAATTCCTTCACTCAAAATGATGCATCTCCAAGTCTTAATCCAAAGCAAGGAAGCTTAGAATCATTTCCTAATCAGGATGATCAAATTCATATTTCCCCATCTTTTGGTGGTTCTATTCTAGATACATGCAATGATGATTTAACACCTATTGTGGATATGGATTTGTGTTCTTTGGAACAATTGAGTCGTTTACAAATGCCTACTATGTTTCCCTGTGATATTAGAGATTTTCCCCAATCTGAAAAGCGAGAAACTGTGACTGAAGAGGAGAGGCATAATATGCATGAATTGGAAAAATCTAAAAAGATTATAGAAGATGAAGCTTCCAGTGGATGTTTTTCAGCCACTGACACACACCAGAGTATATTGGTTTCATTTTCAAGTCGGTGTGTTCTAAAAGGAACTGTATGTGAACGTTCACGACTTTTTCGAATAAAGTTCTATGGGTCTTTTGATAAACCACTGGGAAGATACCTTcaagatgacttgtttgatcaa gCATCTTGTTGCCAGTCATGCAATGAGCCAACTGAAGCTCATGTCATATGTTATACTCACCGGCAAGGAAACCTGACAATCAATGTAAGGCGCCTTTCCTCTCTTAAGCTACCTGGTGAACGAGATGGGAAAATATGGATGTGGCACAGATGCCTTAGGTGTGCTCATATTGATGGGGTTCCTCCAGCAACTCATAGAGTGGTTATGTCTGATGCTGCTTGGGGACTTTCTTTTGGAAAGTTTTTGGAGCTTAGTTTTTCAAATCATGCAACTGCTAATCGTGTTGCAACTTGTGGTCATTCCTTGCAGAGGGACTGCCTTCGTTTCTATGG ATTTGGCAACATGATAGCATTTTTTCGCTATACCCCAATTGATATACTATCAGTACATTTGCCCCTATCAATGCTTGAGTTTAGTGGGGATATTCAACGAGAGTGGATAAGAAAAGAGGCAGCTGAG CTAATGGTCAAAGTGGAAATTTTATATGCGGAGGTATTGGATGTACTTGACAACATTGAACAAAAGAATAATTCATCAAATGCAAGTGACTTATCAAATCATATTATGGAACTAAGAGATCAGATTCAAAAGGAGAGAAATGATTACATT AGTTTGTTACAACCAACTGCTATCGAGACATCACATCTTGATTTGACAACTATGGACATCCTAGAACTGAATTGCTTAAAGCGTTCACTTCTAATTGGTTTGCATGTATGGGATCGACGACTTAATTCATTGGATTCTCATCTTGGGAAAGGTTCTGCATTCAAAGGTAAACCTGGTCTCTCCAAGGATGGGAAACTTGATGCTTATCGACAAAAAACCTACAAATCTACAGATTCACTAGAACCTCCTAAAAGTGACGCACGATTGGAGCAAAACTCTAGTTTGCCAACCTTTGAATCTGATGTGCCAGAAGAATTGGACCTTGCATTGTGTATTGAAAATAAAGTGGAGAATGAGGAAACAGATAAAAGTGTCCATTCTCCTACATCTACATTATCTGAAAGAATAGATTCTGCTTGGATAGGTACTGATCTACTTACATTAAAAGTTCAATATCCAGAAGCATATCAGGGAAATGAGCTCCAAACTCGCTTGGTCAAGCCAACAAGTAAAATCGATAATCTTCCTTTGAGAAAGGTAGCTTCTCCAATGAGGGTTCATTCTTTTGATTCTGTATTGAGACTCCAAGCAAGAATTCAAAAAGGATTGCACCCCTCAACATTGCATTTATCAACACTTAAATCATTTCATGCTACTAGAGATTATAGGACTATGGTGAGAGATCCTGTTTCTAATGTGACAAGTACCTACTCTTATACATTGCCATTTGAGGCACAAAAGTTGAATTTATCACTTCGATCCACACCCACGTTAATCAATTGTGCATCTCATGTGGCTGAAGGGGCTCGGCTACTTCTTGTGCAGAGGGTTCACAGTGATATCGTTATTGCTGTTTATGACAATGATCCCGCAAGTATAATATCATATGCTCTTAGTTCAAAAGAATATGAAGAATGGGTTGATGATAAGTCCATTAAAATGGGAGGAGGTTGGAGTATTATTGATAGAAGCAAAAAAGATTCTGCAACTTCCAGCTTTTCACCCTGGCAGCCATTTGGTTCACTTGACACGGATTATACACATTTTGGAAGTTTTGGCTCTGAAGATACTTCATCATCCATTGGTGCCATGTTTACTGATACAAAAAGGTCTCCACATTTAATAGTTTCTTTTGGAGATGACTCTTATGTTGGTGGTGGCATAGTGAAGTTTTCTGTTACTTGTTATTTTGCAAAACAATTTTATTCTCTTAGAAGAAAATGTTGCCCTAATGAAGTGGATTTTGTACGTTCCTTAAGCCGCTGTCAGAAATGGAGTGCACAAGGGGGAAAGAGCAATGTGTATTTTGCCAAATCGTTAGATGAGAGATTCATTATAAAGCAAGTACAAAAAACAGAGCTAGAATCTTTTAATGAATTTGCACCAGAGTACTTCAAGTATTTGTCTGATTCTCTTAGCTCAGGAAGCCCAACTTGCCTTGCAAAAATTCTTGGTATTTATCAG GTCTCTGTAAAACACTTGAAAGGTGGGAAAGAAACAAAAATGGATCTTGTGGTAATGGAGAACTTATTTTTCAGAAGAAGTATATCTAGGATTTATGATCTTAAGGGCTCTGCAAGATCACGATATAATCCAGACACATCAGGAAGAAACAAAGTACTATTAGACATGAATCTGTTAGAAACATTGCGAACAGAGCCTATTTTTCTTGGAAGCAAGGCAAAGAGAATTCTCGAGAGAGCTATTTGGAATGACACATCTTTCTTGGCA TCTATCGCAGTCATGGACTACTCGTTATTGGTTGGATTGGATGAGGAGCACAATGAGCTTGTATTAGGAATCATTGATTTCATGAGACAATATACCTGGGACAAGCACTTGGAGACATGGGTTAAAGCATCTGGGATACTAGGTGGGCCAAAAAATGCGTCCCCAACAATTATTTCTCCCAAACAATACAAGAAAAGATTCCGAAAAGCAATGACTGCATATTTTCTCACAGTACCTGATCAATGGACTTTGTGA